The Shewanella algae DNA segment GCCGTCTGGTTCAGTAAAGAAGACCATCTTACCCCAGACTGGAGTCCGAACATGGATCCCGATGCCGAAACAAACTTACTGATTGGGTCTACGCGGCTATCAAATTCCACTATCGAAACCTTCACTCAAAATCAACGCTCAGCCAATGAATGTTTCTCCTGTCACAACACCACTGCGGTAACAGATACCCCGGAAAAAACAGCGCCTCTGGCAGGAAAAAATATCAATACCAGCCACATACTGTTAAAGAACTACCTCAACGGCCACTCAGTTAAAAGGAATTAATTATGACCGTCAGTTTACGCATTCACCCAACTATAGGCTTTGCCCGCGTCGGCAACAGTATGGACTACTACATCGAACCACAAACCATAGCTGCAATGCCGCAACCCGGACAAACACTCACAGGGGGACTCCCCATTAAAGCGGGCACAGACAACACCCCCATTAGCAGCTCAGACATTCGTGACAGCCAGGGGCGTCTCAAACGACAAGGTGCAAGGTTTAAAATTTATCAATATCCACAGCAAAACAGCCCAAGTTATCCTGCGCCGCAAGCACAGGAGGTAACCATTGGCAGTAAGGTCGATGGTAAACGGGTCACAGATATCATCTGGACAGTGCATCTTGCCAATAAGAAAGCAAACTGCTGGGAAATGGATGAGAGCGCTAATTTAGGGATCATTCTCTATCAAGATGGCGAGACACCGCCCCTGCGCAATCCCAGTTTTAATCAAACGGACAACCCGGCCGATACTGTACGTCTGCAAAAATTAGTCATTGATGCCGGTCCTCGCACCATAAGTACGAATAAAAGACAGACGGCCCAATTCAACCCAAGCACCCAGGCCAGTTACTGGGACCAACACACAAATGCAGTTATCCCTCTACCGGACTATCCCCAATCTTACCCAGCAACGGCTGGCAATGATGATCCCAACACTCGTATCGACTATTTAGGAGAGATCCAAACCGAAACCAACGGACGTCTGGTGGTGCTTGGCGGCTTTGGTAAAGCCTGTGGCTTTGATCAACAGGGCAATGCCGATCCCAATGCAAAATTGGATATGGATGTCGATAATAACAACTGGCTCGATGATACCGCAGATGGCCCTGTCACCGCCGTATTGCTCTTTGATGATGGCAGTTATCAGGCACTGGAAAACAGCGCCTGGGTTGTTAGCACAGATCCGGCATATGCGCCGCAAACACTCAATGTTGTTAGCCTGTGGGATGATATCTACACCACCTGGGTAGAAGCATTCAATCTCAACCCAGGCTTATATCAAAATAATGCCTACAACCCTGAGTATGTTCCCGACTTTGCCCAGGACATTCAGCCCATACTGAGGGCGGCCTCCATGCAAATGTGGAACACTAACCTGCCTGACAGTGCCATCAAAAGTCATCGGCAAATCGATAAACTCACTAAAGACAAGCCTCAGTTTGACATCATGTCTTTTATGCGCAAACCCAGCGCAGATGAGAACAATCATCTTGAAGACGGCTCCCCGATGATGCCCCTCTCTCTGGGGGATGCCAATAAGAGCTTTCTCACCTTAAGTAACAGCCAATACTTCCTTATGCAACAATGGGCTAAG contains these protein-coding regions:
- a CDS encoding LodA/GoxA family CTQ-dependent oxidase — its product is MTVSLRIHPTIGFARVGNSMDYYIEPQTIAAMPQPGQTLTGGLPIKAGTDNTPISSSDIRDSQGRLKRQGARFKIYQYPQQNSPSYPAPQAQEVTIGSKVDGKRVTDIIWTVHLANKKANCWEMDESANLGIILYQDGETPPLRNPSFNQTDNPADTVRLQKLVIDAGPRTISTNKRQTAQFNPSTQASYWDQHTNAVIPLPDYPQSYPATAGNDDPNTRIDYLGEIQTETNGRLVVLGGFGKACGFDQQGNADPNAKLDMDVDNNNWLDDTADGPVTAVLLFDDGSYQALENSAWVVSTDPAYAPQTLNVVSLWDDIYTTWVEAFNLNPGLYQNNAYNPEYVPDFAQDIQPILRAASMQMWNTNLPDSAIKSHRQIDKLTKDKPQFDIMSFMRKPSADENNHLEDGSPMMPLSLGDANKSFLTLSNSQYFLMQQWAKGLCSTSAPSMTTPLNEGEALDRAVLMNCLGGRFSPGIDLTFIVRDTKLYNADWQNPNIGPFRINRQPLNYAVATKGSPFLGVGYVPLRSHPVQPGDLCKFMAIPWHTDYNSCATHTPAPNPGGVITESNIYGGNINTSLFWSWPAQRPVAVYTYEDVAKRNDNTLPLQRYSVRGEGTSASGQQLTFDAQGKLNNSPASNVGRYQDRHGILNNWQNIGVVIQGAAIDGYPAHLDPNYYLEVQSGFSQDDSNLVMPWDNTVTDPVYPPEK